Below is a genomic region from Actinomadura sp. NAK00032.
CCGCACGTGTGCCTGCCGGACACGCACCCCCTCGCCGGACGCGCCGAGGTCCGGCTGTCCGACCTCGGCACCGACCATTTCGTCCTGTCCTATCCGGAGTGCCAGCCGCTCACCGGCCATTTCCAGACGGCCTGCGGCCTGGCCGGGGTCCGGCCGCGGATCAGCTACGCCAACAGCGCGTCCGCCGCCATCACGCTCGGCGAGGCGCTCGGCGCCGTCACGCTCACCTACTGGCCGAACATCACCGAGCCGCGCCGGCGGCATGTGGCGCTGCGCGGCACGCCGCTGGGCGCGGTGATGACGCTGGCCTGGACGGACGAGGGCCCGCTCTGCGACCTCGGCGACCAGTTGCTCGACTCGGTCCGGAGGATGCACGCGGCCTGCGCGAGCGCCGACCACGACTGACCGCGACTGACCGCGACTGCCCACGACTGACCGCGCCCGCCGCACGGGCCGCACCCGGCCGCGCCGCGATCGCCCGCCCGTGATGATTTTCCGCCGCCGCTCCGGTCTACAGAGCATGGGTCGTCACCCGATAGGAGACCGAGTGTGCGAGTGGACGCGAACGGCGGCAGGCTGCTGGACCGCGCGATCGGCTTCGCGCTGACGGCCGCCCAAGGGGTCTTGCCGCACATGCTCGCCCGCCGCACGCCGTGCGCGTCCTGGGACCTCGGCATGCTGCTCCTGCACGTGGCCGACTCCCTGGCCGCGCTGCACGAGGGCATGGCCGGCGGGCACGTCGAGCGGCGCTCGGAACCGGCCGGGGCGGACGATCCGGTGTCGGAACTGCGCGTGCAGGCCGTCCGCGTGCTGCGCGCGTCCGCCGCCCGCGGCACGGTCACCGTCGGGGACCGGCGGCTGCAGGGCGACCTGATGGCCGCCGCCGGGGCGGTCGAGGTCGCCGTCCACGGCTGGGACATCGCCCAGGCGACCGGGGAGGGGCGGCGGATCCCGCCGGTGCTGGCGGCCGACCTGCTGGCGGTGTGCCCGCTGGTGCTGCCCGCGCCGCCGCGCGGCCCGCTGTTCGCCGATCCGGTGGAGCCGCCGGACGACGCGCCCCCCGGCGACCGGCTCGTCGCGCTTCTCGGACGCCGCCCGGCGATGGGCCCGCGCCCGGAGGATGCGCGCTCGGGCGGGTTCGGCGAGAATCGTCCCGTCCGTTCCCCCGGCCAGAGGAGACAGACCCGGTGAAGTATCCGGTGTCCGCCCAGTACCTGCTCCCCGAGGCGTACGAGCGCGTGATCGGGCTCATCGCCGAGGAGAAGTACATTCCCGCCATCAAGCTCGTCCGGGAGGCGACCGGCCTCGGCCTCAAGGACGCCAAGGAGTACGTGGACTGGCTGAAGGGGCGGGTCTTCGCCCGGCAGGTGCCGCCGCAGGTGCAGGCGATGGCGCGCGCGATGATCGCCGACGGCCGGGCGAAGCCGGCGGCCAAGATGGTCCGTGCCGAGACCGGGCTCGGGTCGCAGGCGGCCAAGGACTTCATCCAGGCGCTCCGGGACGGGCGGGTCCGCGCGCCCGTGGCCGACCCGGGCGGGACGCTGTCGGAGCGGGTCCGGGCGTTCCAGGCGGGCGGGGACCACGCCTCGGCCGTCGCGCTGGTGTGCGCGGAGACCGGGATGAGCCCCGAGGAGGCGGAGCGCTTCGTCGCGGCGCTCCAGTAGCGGCGCCCGCCCTGGCCGTTGGCCAAGAGATCGGGACGACCCCTCGCCCCGGACGGCAACCGAATGCCATTCTGGTGTCCGGACGCAACGATGCCTGGAGGGGCCATGGCGATCGCCATCAGCGCGGAGCACCGCGAGCTGGCACGGACGGCGCGCGCTTTCCTGCGCGACCACGAGGCGCGGGCCGCGAACCGCGCGCTGCTGGACGCCGAGAAGGAGACGCTCCCCGCCTTCTGGACGGGGTTCGCCGAACTCGGCCTGCTCGGGCTGCACCTGCCCGAGGAGCACGGCGGCGGCGGGGCCGGCCTCCAGGAGCTGGTCGTGGTCGCCGAGGAGCTCGGCCGCGCCGCCGCGCCCGGCCCGATGCTGCCCACGATGATCGCGTCCGCGGTGATCGCCGCCGCCGGGACCGGCGACCAGCGGGCCCGCCTGCTGCCGGGCCTCGCGTCCGGCGCGACCCCGGCGGCCCTCGGCACCGGCGGCTCGCTGACCCTCGCGGACGGCACGGCGACCGGTGACGCGGGCGTCGTGCTGGGCGGCGGCCTCGCGGAGCTGCTCGTCCTCCCGGCGGGCGACGCCATGGTGATCGTCCGGGCGGACGCCGCGAGCGTCGAGGTCCCGGAGAACCTCGACCCGTCCCGCCGCTCCGCCCGCGTCCGGCTGGACGGCGCCGCCGCCGAGGTCCTGCCCGGCGCCCGCGCCCAGGCCGTCGCGATCGCCCGCACCCTGGTCTCCGCCGAGGCGGTCGGCGGCGCGCTCGAATGCGTGGAGAACGCCGTCGAGTACGCGAAGGTGCGGCAGCAGTTCGGCCGTCCGATCGCGACGTTCCAGGCCGTCAAGCACCACTGCGCGAACATGCTCGTCGCCGCCGAGCTGGCCACGGCCGCCGTGTGGGACGCCGCGCGGGCCGCGTCCGGGCCCGCCGACCAGTTCGAGCTGGCGGCGGCCGTCGCCGCGGCGCTCGCGCTCCCCGGGTTCACCTCCAACACGGGCCTGAACATCCAGGTGCACGGCGGCATCGGCTTCACCTGGGAGCACGACGCGCACCTGCTGATGCGCCGCGCCGCGACGCTGGAGGCCGTGTTCGACCCGCACTCCGCCGAGCGGGACGTGACCCGCCTGCGGGACGCCGGCGTCGTCCGGGCGGCGACCCTCGACCTGCCGCCCGAGGCCGAGGCCGAGCGGCCCCGGATCCGCGAGCTGGCCCGCGAGATCGCCGCGCTGCCCGCCGCCGAGCAGCGGCGGCGGCTCATCGACACCGGCTACGCGCAGCCGCACTGGCCGCGCCCGTGGGGCGTCGAGGCGAGCGCCGGGCTGCAGCTCGTCATCGAGGACGAGTTCCGCGCGGCCGGGGTGAAGCGCGTCCAGCTCGGCATCACCGGCTGGGTGATCCTCACGCTCGTCCAGCACGGCACCCAGGACCAGATCGACCGCTGGGTGCGGCCCGCGCTCACCGGCGACGAGATCTGGTGCCAGCTGTTCAGCGAGCCCGAGGCCGGCTCGGACGCCGCCGCCGTGAAGACCCGCGCCGTCAGGACCGACGGCGGCTGGATCGTCAACGGCCAGAAGGTCTGGACGAGCGGCGCCCAGCACTGCCGCTGGGGCTTCGCGACCGTCCGCACCGACCCGGACGCGGCCAAGCACGCCGGCGTGACGATGGT
It encodes:
- a CDS encoding TIGR03086 family metal-binding protein, producing the protein MRVDANGGRLLDRAIGFALTAAQGVLPHMLARRTPCASWDLGMLLLHVADSLAALHEGMAGGHVERRSEPAGADDPVSELRVQAVRVLRASAARGTVTVGDRRLQGDLMAAAGAVEVAVHGWDIAQATGEGRRIPPVLAADLLAVCPLVLPAPPRGPLFADPVEPPDDAPPGDRLVALLGRRPAMGPRPEDARSGGFGENRPVRSPGQRRQTR
- a CDS encoding acyl-CoA dehydrogenase, whose amino-acid sequence is MAIAISAEHRELARTARAFLRDHEARAANRALLDAEKETLPAFWTGFAELGLLGLHLPEEHGGGGAGLQELVVVAEELGRAAAPGPMLPTMIASAVIAAAGTGDQRARLLPGLASGATPAALGTGGSLTLADGTATGDAGVVLGGGLAELLVLPAGDAMVIVRADAASVEVPENLDPSRRSARVRLDGAAAEVLPGARAQAVAIARTLVSAEAVGGALECVENAVEYAKVRQQFGRPIATFQAVKHHCANMLVAAELATAAVWDAARAASGPADQFELAAAVAAALALPGFTSNTGLNIQVHGGIGFTWEHDAHLLMRRAATLEAVFDPHSAERDVTRLRDAGVVRAATLDLPPEAEAERPRIRELAREIAALPAAEQRRRLIDTGYAQPHWPRPWGVEASAGLQLVIEDEFRAAGVKRVQLGITGWVILTLVQHGTQDQIDRWVRPALTGDEIWCQLFSEPEAGSDAAAVKTRAVRTDGGWIVNGQKVWTSGAQHCRWGFATVRTDPDAAKHAGVTMVVVDMEHPGVEVRPLRQITGGSDFNEVFFSDVFVPDADVVGQPNQGWTVARATLGNERVSIGGGAGGPAGPDVVALYREHGAGVPAGAERVGAYLAEEQALRGLNLRSAERAVAGGEPGPEGNITKLVLAEHGHATADLLAAFAGPGTAFNDGLGQFAGLMRLGSRGMSIAGGTSEITRNQIAERILGLPRDPLIK